Proteins co-encoded in one Acipenser ruthenus chromosome 3, fAciRut3.2 maternal haplotype, whole genome shotgun sequence genomic window:
- the ntaq1 gene encoding protein N-terminal glutamine amidohydrolase isoform X2 — translation MIGQSEENVWKLCEHIMIQKQFHLEEVYAVFISNDRKMVPIWKQKSNSGDEPVLWDYHVILLHVPSRGQNVIYDLDTVLPFPCPFDTYAKDALRSDDFIKSIYRRKLRVIPADVYLKTFASDRSHMKDSRGEWRMPPPPYPCIETPESKMNINSFISMDPKVGWGEVNTLTEFVKRFGMT, via the exons ATGATAGGCCAGAG tgAGGAAAATGTCTGGAAGCTCTGTGAACACATTATGATCCAAAAACAGTTTCATTTGGAGGAAGTGTATGCTGTGTTTATCTCTAATGATAGAAAGATG GTGCCCATTTGGAAACAGAAGTCAAATAGTGGAGATGAACCAGTCTTGTGG GATTACCATGTTATTTTACTACATGTACCAAGCAGAGGTCAAAATGTAATCTATGATCTAGACACAGTCTTGCCATTTCCCTGTCCCTTTGACACCTACGCCAAAGATGCATTGAGATCAGATGACTTTATTAAATCCATATACAGAAG GAAGTTGCGAGTTATACCCGCTGACGTATACTTGAAGACCTTCGCCTCTGATCGATCTCATATGAAAGACAGCAGAGGAGAGTGGCGCATGCCTCCCCCACCTTACCCCTGCATTGAAACACCAG AGTCTAAGATGAACATAAACAGCTTTATTAGCATGGATCCCAAAGTAGGATGGGGCGAGGTCAACACCTTAACAGAGTTTGTGAAGCGATTTGGCATGACATGA
- the ntaq1 gene encoding protein N-terminal glutamine amidohydrolase isoform X3 codes for MKIEENVWKLCEHIMIQKQFHLEEVYAVFISNDRKMVPIWKQKSNSGDEPVLWDYHVILLHVPSRGQNVIYDLDTVLPFPCPFDTYAKDALRSDDFIKSIYRRKLRVIPADVYLKTFASDRSHMKDSRGEWRMPPPPYPCIETPESKMNINSFISMDPKVGWGEVNTLTEFVKRFGMT; via the exons atgaaaat tgAGGAAAATGTCTGGAAGCTCTGTGAACACATTATGATCCAAAAACAGTTTCATTTGGAGGAAGTGTATGCTGTGTTTATCTCTAATGATAGAAAGATG GTGCCCATTTGGAAACAGAAGTCAAATAGTGGAGATGAACCAGTCTTGTGG GATTACCATGTTATTTTACTACATGTACCAAGCAGAGGTCAAAATGTAATCTATGATCTAGACACAGTCTTGCCATTTCCCTGTCCCTTTGACACCTACGCCAAAGATGCATTGAGATCAGATGACTTTATTAAATCCATATACAGAAG GAAGTTGCGAGTTATACCCGCTGACGTATACTTGAAGACCTTCGCCTCTGATCGATCTCATATGAAAGACAGCAGAGGAGAGTGGCGCATGCCTCCCCCACCTTACCCCTGCATTGAAACACCAG AGTCTAAGATGAACATAAACAGCTTTATTAGCATGGATCCCAAAGTAGGATGGGGCGAGGTCAACACCTTAACAGAGTTTGTGAAGCGATTTGGCATGACATGA
- the ntaq1 gene encoding protein N-terminal glutamine amidohydrolase isoform X1, which translates to MNNLNAGAADEYQSGTLSREDCIYTSCYCEENVWKLCEHIMIQKQFHLEEVYAVFISNDRKMVPIWKQKSNSGDEPVLWDYHVILLHVPSRGQNVIYDLDTVLPFPCPFDTYAKDALRSDDFIKSIYRRKLRVIPADVYLKTFASDRSHMKDSRGEWRMPPPPYPCIETPESKMNINSFISMDPKVGWGEVNTLTEFVKRFGMT; encoded by the exons atgaataacctGAATGCAGGTGCTGCTGATGAGTATCAGAGCGGCACTCTTTCAAGAGAAGACTGCATTTATACAAGCTGCTACTG tgAGGAAAATGTCTGGAAGCTCTGTGAACACATTATGATCCAAAAACAGTTTCATTTGGAGGAAGTGTATGCTGTGTTTATCTCTAATGATAGAAAGATG GTGCCCATTTGGAAACAGAAGTCAAATAGTGGAGATGAACCAGTCTTGTGG GATTACCATGTTATTTTACTACATGTACCAAGCAGAGGTCAAAATGTAATCTATGATCTAGACACAGTCTTGCCATTTCCCTGTCCCTTTGACACCTACGCCAAAGATGCATTGAGATCAGATGACTTTATTAAATCCATATACAGAAG GAAGTTGCGAGTTATACCCGCTGACGTATACTTGAAGACCTTCGCCTCTGATCGATCTCATATGAAAGACAGCAGAGGAGAGTGGCGCATGCCTCCCCCACCTTACCCCTGCATTGAAACACCAG AGTCTAAGATGAACATAAACAGCTTTATTAGCATGGATCCCAAAGTAGGATGGGGCGAGGTCAACACCTTAACAGAGTTTGTGAAGCGATTTGGCATGACATGA
- the ntaq1 gene encoding protein N-terminal glutamine amidohydrolase isoform X4 encodes MIQKQFHLEEVYAVFISNDRKMVPIWKQKSNSGDEPVLWDYHVILLHVPSRGQNVIYDLDTVLPFPCPFDTYAKDALRSDDFIKSIYRRKLRVIPADVYLKTFASDRSHMKDSRGEWRMPPPPYPCIETPESKMNINSFISMDPKVGWGEVNTLTEFVKRFGMT; translated from the exons ATGATCCAAAAACAGTTTCATTTGGAGGAAGTGTATGCTGTGTTTATCTCTAATGATAGAAAGATG GTGCCCATTTGGAAACAGAAGTCAAATAGTGGAGATGAACCAGTCTTGTGG GATTACCATGTTATTTTACTACATGTACCAAGCAGAGGTCAAAATGTAATCTATGATCTAGACACAGTCTTGCCATTTCCCTGTCCCTTTGACACCTACGCCAAAGATGCATTGAGATCAGATGACTTTATTAAATCCATATACAGAAG GAAGTTGCGAGTTATACCCGCTGACGTATACTTGAAGACCTTCGCCTCTGATCGATCTCATATGAAAGACAGCAGAGGAGAGTGGCGCATGCCTCCCCCACCTTACCCCTGCATTGAAACACCAG AGTCTAAGATGAACATAAACAGCTTTATTAGCATGGATCCCAAAGTAGGATGGGGCGAGGTCAACACCTTAACAGAGTTTGTGAAGCGATTTGGCATGACATGA